A single Rhinolophus ferrumequinum isolate MPI-CBG mRhiFer1 chromosome 12, mRhiFer1_v1.p, whole genome shotgun sequence DNA region contains:
- the DNAJA1 gene encoding dnaJ homolog subfamily A member 1, translating into MVKETTYYDVLGVKPNATQEELKKAYRKLALKYHPDKNPNEGEKFKQISQAYEVLSDAKKRELYDKGGEQAIKEGGAGGGFGSPMDIFDMFFGGGGRMQRERRGKNVVHQLSVTLEDLYNGATRKLALQKNVICDKCEGRGGKKGAVECCPNCRGTGMQIRIHQIGPGMVQQIQSVCMECQGHGERISPKDRCKSCNGRKIVREKKILEVHIDKGMKDGQKITFHGEGDQEPGLEPGDIIIVLDQKDHAVFTRRGEDLFMCMDIQLVEALCGFQKPISTLDNRTIVITSHPGQIVKHGDIKCVLNEGMPIYRRPYEKGRLIIEFKVNFPENGFLSPDKLSLLEKLLPERKEVEETDEMDQAELVDFDPNQESHYNGEAYEDDEHHPRGGVQCQTS; encoded by the exons ATGGTGAAAGAAACCACTTACTATGATGTTCTGGGGGTCAAACCCAATGCCACCCAGGAAGAATTGAAAAAGGCTTACAGGAAACTGGCCTTGAAGTACCACCCTGATAAGAATCCAAATGAAGGAGAAAAG TTTAAACAGATTTCTCAAGCCTATGAAGTGCTCTCTGATGCAAAGAAAAGGGAATTATATGACAAAGGAGGAGAGCAGGCAATTAAAGAAGGTGGAGCAGGTGGTGGTTTTGGCTCCCCCATGGACATCTTTGATATGTtttttggaggaggaggaaggatgcagagagaaaggagag GTAAAAACGTTGTACATCAGCTCTCGGTAACCTTAGAAGATTTATATAATGGTGCAACAAGAAAACTAGCTCTGCAAAAGAATGTGATTTGTGACAAATGTGAAG GCCGAGGTGGTAAGAAAGGAGCAGTAGAGTGCTGTCCCAACTGTCGAGGTACTGGGATGCAAATAAGAATTCATCAGATAGGACCTGGAATGGTTCAGCAAATTCAGTCTGTGTGCATGGAGTGCCAGGGCCATGGGGAACGGATCAGTCCTAAAGATAGATGTAAAAGCTGCAATGGAAGGAAGATAGTTCGAGAGAAGAAGATTCTAGAAGTTCACATTGACAAAG gcaTGAAAGATGGCCAGAAGATAACATTCCATGGTGAAGGAGACCAAGAACCAGGACTGGAGCCTGGAGATATTATCATCGTTTTAGATCAGAAAGACCATGCTGTTTTTACTCG ACGAGGAGAAGACCTTTTCATGTGTATGGACATACAGCTGGTTGAAGCATTGTGTGGCTTCCAAAAGCCAATATCTACTCTTGACAACCGAACCATAGTCATCACCTCCCATCCAG GTCAGATTGTCAAGCATGGCGATATCAAGTGTGTGCTAAATGAAGGCATGCCGATTTATCGTAGACCTTATGAAAAGGGTCGTCTGATCATTGAATTTAAG GTAAACTTCCCTGAGAATGGTTTTCTCTCTCCTGATAAACTCTCTTTGCTTGAAAAACTCCTACCTGAAAGGAAGGAAGTAGAAGAGACTGATGAAATGGACCAGGCAGAACTGGTAGACTTTGATCCAAATCAAGAAAGCCATTACAATGGAGAAGCATACGAGGATGACGAACATCATCCTAGGGGTGGTGTTCAGTGTCAGACCTCTTAA